Proteins encoded in a region of the Myxococcus guangdongensis genome:
- the coaD gene encoding pantetheine-phosphate adenylyltransferase, with translation MPVAIYPGSFDPLTNGHLSLIQRSLKMFDKVIVAIAVNPKKTPLFTEDERRDLIRDAVKDERVEVDAFHGLLVDYVKRRGVNVIVRGLRAVSDFEYEFQLANMNRKLAPTVETVFMMTGEDYFYISSQLVREVASFGGDVTGLVPPNVHAGLQAKFARKT, from the coding sequence ATGCCTGTCGCCATCTACCCAGGTTCGTTCGATCCGCTCACCAACGGGCACCTGAGCCTCATCCAGCGCAGCCTGAAGATGTTCGACAAAGTCATCGTCGCCATCGCGGTGAACCCCAAGAAGACCCCCCTGTTCACCGAGGACGAGCGCCGCGACCTCATCCGCGACGCTGTCAAGGACGAGCGCGTGGAGGTGGACGCCTTCCACGGTCTGCTGGTCGACTACGTCAAGCGCCGCGGGGTGAACGTCATCGTCCGCGGGCTGCGCGCGGTGTCGGACTTCGAATACGAGTTCCAGCTCGCGAACATGAACCGCAAGCTGGCGCCCACCGTGGAGACCGTCTTCATGATGACGGGTGAGGACTACTTCTACATCTCCTCCCAGCTCGTGCGTGAAGTCGCCTCGTTCGGAGGGGACGTCACGGGGCTCGTCCCACCCAATGTTCACGCGGGGCTGCAGGCGAAATTCGCGCGGAAGACGTAG
- the rsmD gene encoding 16S rRNA (guanine(966)-N(2))-methyltransferase RsmD, whose translation MRIVSGSAKGRALAGPKPTSQHIRPTADRVRETLFNILGQFLDGQRVLDLYAGTGALGLEALSRGAGALVLVDQDREAQALCKQNTQALGFSAQVELLSQPVVRGLDTLGRRGDRFELIFADPPYAARVVETVLEAVTAAGVLAPGGMLVVEHDKREEAPESHAGLTREDQRRFGDTVVSFYRAP comes from the coding sequence ATGCGAATCGTCTCAGGCTCCGCGAAGGGCAGGGCGCTGGCCGGCCCCAAGCCCACGTCGCAGCACATCCGCCCCACGGCGGACCGCGTGCGGGAGACCCTCTTCAACATCCTCGGCCAGTTCCTCGACGGCCAGCGCGTCCTCGATCTCTACGCCGGCACCGGCGCCCTGGGCCTGGAGGCCCTGTCCCGCGGCGCGGGCGCCCTGGTCCTCGTCGACCAGGACCGCGAGGCCCAGGCCCTGTGCAAGCAGAACACCCAGGCGCTCGGCTTCTCGGCCCAGGTGGAGCTGCTCTCCCAGCCCGTGGTGCGGGGGCTGGACACCCTGGGTCGTCGGGGAGACCGCTTCGAGCTCATCTTCGCGGACCCGCCCTACGCGGCGCGCGTGGTGGAGACGGTGCTGGAGGCCGTCACGGCGGCGGGGGTGCTCGCGCCCGGCGGGATGCTCGTCGTGGAACACGACAAGCGCGAGGAGGCCCCCGAGTCGCACGCCGGGCTCACCCGGGAGGACCAGCGCCGCTTCGGGGACACCGTGGTCAGCTTCTACCGGGCGCCGTGA